Proteins from a genomic interval of Sinobacterium norvegicum:
- a CDS encoding DEAD/DEAH box helicase, whose protein sequence is MFDASAAELISQAPIFGDVDLPNLPKELTKGYTEVVSARIAYRENINNDDQLIALLNEVKKIASTYEAYVFLQSSQNDHKAAAFVAASAHQLIFQISSVIDNEYISDALNDHYIVPQISASLLYFIAGYTADSSEMISKVSVENSRDIEVKIIKALQSLLTGQLKDFDANQPDFLLGNEWGEVAASNALWAHIHRGINILLTSISSSSDIFSDSLEEAISAFNQVKILSESNEEITLGRHYDKFTYQGIYIGQFYLASLLHVASDTIKKVALVNTPTPNGVNNESWKGILNSISADRPYLWPNHIEAINQGYLDQGVSSVVSFPTGGGKSTLSELKIATSLIRNEPVVFVVPTLALVDQVSKSLKSAFPSVTTRMSIEAFDVEELEVETLPDISVMTPESLLVRMSFTPDAFSSVGLFVFDECHLIHSRSSEVADRRSIDAMLCLLRIIDLSSDVDILLMSAMIENNSELSNWLRELINRDVLALNIKWKPTRQAKGCVVYDSQRITELNEYISGANRTPRGNLTAAAKRELSAAPYSFFSLNQTWHSNSSNDYKLTRLSNRDVALGVNDYDYLTANRNQVAASIAKNSMSVNIKTLIFAADTKSCDSIVKSVRSTSPEVIELNDYENKLKDLINLEFGGDHTYYAADSISLPHHGLLIKEERQLHESLFGRDSGVNLIVATSTLAQGINLPAECVIIAGNTRFDPLENRQQELDAHELLNAAGRAGRAGKNSTGVVLVIPGRVVSFDSERTRITDYWREIQEVFSNEDQCLTIEDPLQLVLDKLHISDDFDDEDVKYFIQKLPVSEDGDCSGFIRSTFSAYQARLSNNNNWIEESIEVANRAFNTIRESDDSDGEIEWYDQLASASGLESELIRQLEQDLIEVLPNLHTPIEYITWLVEWIAESYDRLVKFIREESLERTFKGDFTRLNELEKINYFKTTATGALTLWMQGSSLKDIELQVGTSENRLEKCNKARQFVIRIVPEIAYSAGVLAHVYRYTLADIGLNPENNKLEYLSQMTRLGFDKFSKLVLNNVVDAPTARVNTHNIYSNMGDSLEGLDEGASFSDLMSVIGQAHRHWKSEL, encoded by the coding sequence ATGTTTGATGCTAGTGCTGCAGAGCTTATTAGTCAGGCTCCAATTTTTGGGGATGTGGATTTACCAAACTTGCCAAAGGAATTAACTAAAGGCTATACAGAAGTTGTTTCTGCAAGAATAGCATATAGAGAAAACATTAATAATGATGATCAATTAATCGCATTATTAAATGAGGTTAAGAAAATTGCTTCTACTTATGAAGCATATGTATTCCTACAGAGTAGTCAAAATGATCACAAAGCAGCAGCATTTGTAGCAGCATCAGCTCACCAGTTGATTTTTCAGATAAGTAGTGTAATAGATAACGAATACATATCCGATGCTTTAAACGATCACTATATTGTCCCGCAAATTTCAGCGTCTCTACTTTACTTTATCGCCGGCTATACTGCTGATTCGTCAGAGATGATCAGTAAAGTTAGCGTCGAAAACAGTCGAGATATAGAAGTTAAAATAATTAAAGCATTACAATCACTGTTAACAGGTCAATTAAAAGATTTTGATGCGAATCAACCTGACTTTCTTTTAGGGAATGAGTGGGGAGAGGTTGCCGCGTCCAATGCGTTATGGGCGCATATCCATCGTGGGATAAATATTCTGTTAACTTCCATTTCAAGTAGTTCTGATATATTTAGTGACTCACTTGAAGAGGCCATCTCAGCATTCAATCAAGTAAAGATTTTGTCTGAAAGCAATGAAGAGATAACTCTAGGAAGGCATTATGATAAATTTACTTATCAAGGTATCTACATAGGGCAATTTTATTTGGCCAGCTTGCTTCATGTTGCCAGTGACACAATCAAGAAAGTTGCTTTAGTTAACACGCCCACACCCAATGGCGTCAATAATGAATCATGGAAGGGTATACTGAATAGCATATCAGCGGATCGCCCATATTTATGGCCTAATCATATTGAAGCGATTAATCAAGGCTACCTAGACCAAGGTGTTTCTTCAGTCGTTAGCTTTCCAACTGGCGGAGGTAAATCCACTCTGTCAGAGTTGAAGATTGCTACCTCTTTAATTCGCAACGAGCCTGTAGTTTTTGTGGTTCCTACTCTGGCACTAGTGGATCAAGTTTCAAAGTCCCTTAAATCCGCTTTCCCTTCTGTTACAACAAGAATGAGCATAGAAGCATTTGATGTTGAAGAGCTAGAAGTAGAGACTCTGCCAGACATATCTGTAATGACACCTGAAAGTCTACTTGTAAGAATGAGCTTCACCCCAGATGCATTCAGTTCGGTTGGATTATTTGTTTTTGATGAATGCCATCTAATCCATTCAAGATCATCAGAGGTTGCTGATAGAAGAAGTATTGACGCAATGCTATGTTTGCTGCGAATAATAGATCTGTCTAGCGATGTAGATATATTGCTAATGTCTGCAATGATCGAAAATAATAGCGAGCTTTCCAACTGGCTTAGGGAACTGATAAATCGAGATGTGCTCGCTCTCAACATTAAATGGAAGCCAACTAGACAAGCAAAAGGTTGCGTTGTATATGATTCGCAGCGAATAACAGAGCTAAATGAGTACATTTCTGGCGCCAATCGAACTCCGAGAGGCAATCTAACTGCTGCTGCCAAAAGAGAGTTGTCGGCTGCTCCATATAGCTTTTTCTCTCTTAACCAAACTTGGCATTCTAACAGTTCAAATGATTATAAGTTGACAAGACTCTCTAATAGAGATGTAGCTCTCGGTGTAAATGATTACGATTATTTGACTGCGAATAGAAATCAGGTTGCTGCATCAATTGCGAAAAATTCGATGTCGGTAAATATTAAAACACTAATCTTTGCCGCAGACACTAAGTCATGTGATTCAATAGTAAAAAGTGTGCGCTCAACTAGCCCAGAAGTTATAGAGTTAAATGATTATGAAAATAAACTGAAAGATCTTATTAATTTAGAGTTTGGTGGTGACCATACTTACTATGCAGCAGATTCTATTTCGTTGCCTCATCACGGACTTTTGATAAAAGAGGAACGTCAGCTCCACGAGTCATTATTTGGCAGAGATAGCGGAGTTAATTTGATCGTGGCTACCTCCACACTGGCACAAGGAATAAACCTTCCAGCAGAATGCGTAATTATTGCAGGAAATACTAGGTTTGACCCATTGGAGAATAGACAGCAAGAATTGGATGCCCATGAGTTGCTGAATGCGGCCGGTCGGGCTGGTAGAGCCGGAAAGAATTCAACTGGAGTTGTTTTGGTAATACCAGGAAGAGTTGTTAGTTTTGATTCTGAAAGAACTAGAATTACAGATTATTGGAGGGAGATACAAGAAGTCTTTTCAAATGAAGACCAGTGCTTGACCATTGAAGATCCTCTACAGCTAGTGCTAGACAAGTTACATATCTCCGATGATTTTGATGATGAAGATGTAAAATATTTTATCCAAAAATTACCTGTCAGCGAAGATGGTGATTGTTCAGGGTTTATACGCTCAACTTTCAGCGCATATCAAGCCCGGTTAAGCAATAACAATAATTGGATTGAAGAAAGCATTGAGGTAGCAAATCGAGCGTTCAATACAATTAGAGAAAGTGATGATTCAGATGGTGAAATAGAGTGGTATGATCAACTTGCTTCAGCATCAGGGTTAGAGTCAGAATTAATTCGTCAATTAGAGCAAGACCTCATTGAGGTTCTACCAAATCTTCACACTCCAATCGAATATATAACTTGGCTCGTAGAATGGATCGCAGAATCATATGATAGGCTTGTAAAGTTCATTCGAGAGGAATCTTTGGAAAGAACATTCAAAGGAGATTTTACTAGGCTTAATGAATTGGAAAAAATAAATTACTTCAAAACTACAGCCACTGGTGCATTAACCTTATGGATGCAAGGTTCAAGTTTGAAAGATATTGAACTACAGGTTGGAACATCTGAAAATAGACTTGAAAAATGTAATAAAGCTCGTCAATTTGTCATCCGTATTGTACCAGAGATTGCATATTCTGCTGGTGTTTTGGCGCATGTATACCGGTATACACTGGCAGATATAGGTTTGAATCCTGAGAACAATAAACTTGAATACCTAAGTCAAATGACTCGTCTTGGATTCGATAAATTTAGTAAGCTTGTATTAAACAATGTCGTTGACGCACCAACCGCTAGGGTTAATACACATAATATATATAGTAATATGGGGGATAGTTTGGAGGGCCTTGATGAAGGAGCCAGTTTCTCAGATTTAATGTCTGTTATTGGTCAAGCACATCGACATTGGAAATCGGAGCTATAG